CATCTGCGGCTGCCTGGTCATTTCGAGGTTTGAGGGAAGAGCGATGATGAACCTCGCAGAATATCGCCGGAAAGGGACGCGGCTGGCGGATTACCTGCCTTGGGCGGCGCTGGTAGCGCCCGGGGTGGTGCTGAACAAGGATGGCAGCCTCCAGCGCTCGGCGCGCTTCCGTGGCCCCGATCTCGACAGCGCCGTCGCGGCCGAACTTGTGGCAGTGGCGGGGCGGCTCAACAATGCCTTCCGCCGCCTCGGGTCGGGCTGGGCGATCTTTGTCGAAGCGCAACGGATCGCTGCCGCCGACTATCCCGACAGCCGCTTTCCCGATCCTGCCTCGGCCCTCGTGGATGCCGAACGCCGCGCCGCCTTCGCGGAGCAGGGGGTGCATTTCCAGTCGGAATACTTCCTGACCCTCCTCTATCTGCCGCCAGCCGAAGAAGCCGCGCGTGCCGAGACCTGGCTCTACGAGGGACGCGAGAAGACCGGGATCGACACGGGCGAGGTCCTGCGCGGCTTTATCGACCGCACCGACCGGGTGCTGGCGCTCTTCGACGGTTTCATGCCGGAGTGCCGCTGGCTCGATGATGGTGAGACGCTGAGCTATCTGCATTCGACCGTCTCGACCCACCGCCACCGGATCCGTGTGCCAGAGACCCCGGTCTTTCTCGATGCGCTTCTAGCCGATCAGCCCCTCACCGGCGGGCTTGAACCCCGGCTGGGCGTGGCGCATCTGCGGGTTCTGACCCTCTCCGGCTTCCCCAACGCGACCACGCCCGGGATCCTCGATGAGCTCAACCGGCTGGCCTTTCCCTATCGCTGGGCCACCCGCGCAATCCTGATGGACAAGACCGAGGCAACCCGGATGGTGACCCGCATCCGTCGCCAGTGGTTTGCAAAGCGCAAGTCCATCGCGGCCATCCTGAAGGAGGTGATGACCAACGAACAGTCGTCACTGGTCGATACTGATGCGGCTAACAAGGCTGCCGACGCCGACATGGCCCTGCAGGAGCTTGGTGCCGATGTCGCAGGCGAGGCTTATGTCACCGCGAGCCTGATCGTCTGGGATGAGGATCCCCGCCGCGCCGATGAAAAGCTGCGCCTGATCGAAAAAGTCGTGCAGGGGCGCGACTTCACCGCGATGGTCGAGACGGTTAACGCTGTCGATGCCTGGCTTGGCTCTTTGCCGGGGCATGCTTACGCCAATGTGCGCCAACCGCCGATCTCGACCCTGAACCTCGCCCATATCATCCCGCTGTCTGCGGTCTGGGCGGGCGAAGAGCGGGACACACATTTCAACGGGCCGCCGCTGCTCTACGGCAAAACCGAAGGCGCGACGCCCTTCCGCCTGTCGCTCCATGTGGGAGATGTCGGCCACACGCTGGTCATCGGGCCGACCGGGGCGGGCAAGTCCGTTTTGCTTGCGCTGATGGCGTTGCAGTTTCGCCGCTACCCGGGCGCGCAGGTCTTCGCCTTTGATTTCGGGGGGTCCATCCGGGCGGCAATCCTCGCCATGGGCGGAGACTGGCATGACCTGGGCGGCGAGCTGACCGACGAGGCCGAGACGGCGGTGTTTCTTCAGCCGCTGGCCCGCATCGATGACCCCGCCGAGCGATCCTGGGCCGCAGGCTGGATCAGCGCGATCCTGGCCCGCGAAGGCATCGCGATCACGCCCGATGTGAAAGAACACCTCTGGACCGCGCTGACCTCGCTCGCCTCGGCCCCGGTTGGCGAGCGCACCATCACCGGCCTCGCGGTCCTGTTGCAATCAACCGATCTGAAACAGGCCTTGCGGCCCTATTGCCTGGGTGGGGCCCATGGGCGGTTGCTTGATGCGGAGATCGAGGAGCTTGGCGCGGCTTCAGTCCAGGCCTTCGAGATCGAGGGGCTGGTTGGTACTTCGGCAGCGCCTGCCGTCCTCTCCCATCTCTTCCACCGCATTGGCGACCGGCTGGACGGGCGACCAACGCTTCTGATCATCGACGAGGGCTGGCTCGCGCTTGATGACGAGGGCTTCGCGGGCCAGTTGCGCGAATGGTTGAAAACACTGAGGAAGAAGAATGCCTCTGTGATCTTCGCGACCCAGTCACTCTCCGATATCGACGCGTCCGCCATCGCGCCTGCGATCATCGAAAGCTGCCCGACGCGGCTTCTTCTGCCCAACGAGCGCGCCATCGAGCCGCAGATTACCGCGATCTACCGCCGCTTCGGGCTGAACGACCGGCAGATCGAGATCCTCGCCCGCGCTACGCCGAAGCGCGATTACTACTGCCAGTCACGGCGCGGCAACCGGCTTTTTGAGCTTGGCCTTTCAGAGGTCGGCCTCGCGCTTTGCGCGACCTCCTCGAAATCTGATCAGTCGCGCATCATCGACATCATGGCCGAGCATGGCCGAGAGGGGTTTCTCGCCGCCTGGCTGCAGGCCCGGGGTGTCGGCTGGGCCGCCGACCTGATCCCGGACCTCACCAATCTCGCGCCCGACAGGGACGCAGATGATCCAGAAACCTTCCCAGACCCCCAAACCGAACAGGAGACAACATCATGACCCGCACACCCCATAGCCTTCGCAAATGCGTTAGCGCGTCTGCACTCGCTTTGACACTCGCCGCACCCCTTGGTCTGGCGCCGATCTTCGCCAGCCCGGCCCATGCCTTCTTCG
This genomic interval from Paracoccaceae bacterium contains the following:
- the trbE gene encoding conjugal transfer protein TrbE, yielding MMNLAEYRRKGTRLADYLPWAALVAPGVVLNKDGSLQRSARFRGPDLDSAVAAELVAVAGRLNNAFRRLGSGWAIFVEAQRIAAADYPDSRFPDPASALVDAERRAAFAEQGVHFQSEYFLTLLYLPPAEEAARAETWLYEGREKTGIDTGEVLRGFIDRTDRVLALFDGFMPECRWLDDGETLSYLHSTVSTHRHRIRVPETPVFLDALLADQPLTGGLEPRLGVAHLRVLTLSGFPNATTPGILDELNRLAFPYRWATRAILMDKTEATRMVTRIRRQWFAKRKSIAAILKEVMTNEQSSLVDTDAANKAADADMALQELGADVAGEAYVTASLIVWDEDPRRADEKLRLIEKVVQGRDFTAMVETVNAVDAWLGSLPGHAYANVRQPPISTLNLAHIIPLSAVWAGEERDTHFNGPPLLYGKTEGATPFRLSLHVGDVGHTLVIGPTGAGKSVLLALMALQFRRYPGAQVFAFDFGGSIRAAILAMGGDWHDLGGELTDEAETAVFLQPLARIDDPAERSWAAGWISAILAREGIAITPDVKEHLWTALTSLASAPVGERTITGLAVLLQSTDLKQALRPYCLGGAHGRLLDAEIEELGAASVQAFEIEGLVGTSAAPAVLSHLFHRIGDRLDGRPTLLIIDEGWLALDDEGFAGQLREWLKTLRKKNASVIFATQSLSDIDASAIAPAIIESCPTRLLLPNERAIEPQITAIYRRFGLNDRQIEILARATPKRDYYCQSRRGNRLFELGLSEVGLALCATSSKSDQSRIIDIMAEHGREGFLAAWLQARGVGWAADLIPDLTNLAPDRDADDPETFPDPQTEQETTS